From one Papio anubis isolate 15944 chromosome 12, Panubis1.0, whole genome shotgun sequence genomic stretch:
- the LOC108582119 gene encoding olfactory receptor 4A5-like translates to MRQNNNITEFVLLGLSQDPGVQKALFVTFLLTYFMTMVGNLLIVVTIISSPALGSPMYFLLACLSLIDAVYSTTISPKLIVDLFCDKKTISFPACMGQLFIDHLFGGAEIFLLVVMAYDRYVAICKPLHYLTIMNRQVCILLLMAAVTGGFVHSVFQIVVVYSLPFCSPNVIDHFVCDMYPLLELACTDTYFIGLTVVVNGGAMCMVIFIILLICYGIILNSLKTYSQEGRCKALSTCSSHITVVVLFFVPCIFMYVRPVSTFPIDKFMTVFYTVITPMLNPLIYTLRNSEMRNAIEKLLGKKLTVFRIRVSLLV, encoded by the coding sequence ATGAGACAGAATAACAATATTACAGAATTTGTCCTACTTGGCTTGTCTCAGGATCCTGGTGTGCAAAAAGCATTATTTGTCACATTTTTACTCACATACTTTATGACAATGGTGGGGAACCTACTCATTGTGGTGACTATTATTTCCAGCCCTGCCTTGGGCTCCCCAATGTACTTCCTCCTTGCCTGCCTGTCACTTATAGATGCTGTATATTCCACTACCATTTCTCCTAAGTTGATTGTGGACTTATTCTGTGACAAAAAGACTATTTCCTTCCCAGCTTGCATGGGTCAGCTATTTATAGACCACTTGTTTGGTGGTGCTGAGATCTTCCTTCTGGTGGTGATGGCCTATGATCGCTATGTGGCCATCTGTAAGCCACTGCACTATTTGACCATCATGAATCGACAGGTTTGCATCCTTCTGTTGATGGCGGCTGTGACTGGAGGTTTTGTGCATTCTGTGTTTCAAATTGTTGTTGTGTACAGTCTCCCTTTCTGTAGCCCCAATGTCATTGACCACTTTGTCTGTGATATGTACCCATTATTGGAACTGGCGTGCACTGACACCTACTTTATAGGCCTCACTGTTGTTGTCAATGGTGGAGCAATGTGTATGGTCATCTTCATCATTCTATTAATATGCTATGGAATCATCCTAAACTCTCTTAAAACTTACAGTCAGGAAGGGAGGTGTAAAGCCCTGTCTACCTGCAGCTCCCACATCACCGTGGTTGTCCTCTTTTTTGTTCCCTGTATTTTCATGTATGTTAGACCTGTTTCAACCTTTCCTATTGATAAATTCATGACTGTTTTTTATACAGTTATCACACCCATGTTGAATCCTTTAATATACACGTTGAGAAATTCAGAGATGAGAAATGCTATAGAAAAACTCTTGGGTAAAAAGTTAACTGTATTTAGAATAAGAGTGTCCCTCCTCGTGTAG
- the LOC101012664 gene encoding LOW QUALITY PROTEIN: olfactory receptor 4A5 (The sequence of the model RefSeq protein was modified relative to this genomic sequence to represent the inferred CDS: inserted 2 bases in 2 codons) has product MRQNNSITEFVLLGFSQDPDVQNALFVMFLLTYIVTMVGNLLIVVTIIASPSLGSPMYFFLACLSFIDAVYSTTISPVLIVDLLCDKKTISFSACMGQLFIGHLCGGAEIFLLVVMAYDRYVAICKPLHYLTIMNRQVCILVLVLVVTGGFVHSVFQTVVVYTLPFCGPNVIDHFYCDVYPLLELACTDTYFIGLAVVFNGGAMCMVIFTLLLISYGVILNSLKTYSQEXRGKALSTCSSHITVVVLFFVPCIFIYVRPVSNFSIDKFMTIFFTVIAPILNPFIYTLKNSEMRNAIEKLLCKXLTIFRIRVSILL; this is encoded by the exons ATGAGACAGAATAACAGTATTACAGAATTTGTCCTCCTGGGCTTCTCTCAGGATCCTGATGTGCAAAATGCATTATTTGTCATGTTTTTACTCACATATATTGTGACCATGGTGGGGAACCTGCTCATTGTGGTGACTATTATTGCCAGCCCTTCCTTGGGCTCCCCAATGTACTTCTTCCTTGCCTGCCTGTCATTTATAGATGCTGTGTATTCCACCACCATTTCTCCCGTATTGATTGTAGACTTACTCTGTGATAAAAAGACTATTTCCTTCTCAGCTTGCATGGGCCAGCTATTTATAGGCCACTTGTGTGGTGGTGCTGAGATCTTCCTTCTGGTGGTGATGGCCTATGATCGCTATGTGGCCATCTGTAAGCCACTGCACTATTTGACCATCATGAATCGACAGGTTTGCATCCTTGTCTTGGTGTTGGTTGTGACTGGAGGTTTTGTGCATTCTGTGTTTCAAACTGTTGTTGTGTACACTCTCCCCTTCTGTGGCCCCAATGTCATTGACCACTTTTACTGTGACGTTTACCCGTTATTGGAACTGGCGTGCACTGACACCTACTTTATAGGCCTCGCTGTTGTTTTCAATGGTGGAGCAATGTGTATGGTCATCTTCACCCTTCTACTAATCTCCTATGGGGTCATCCTAAACTCCCTTAAAACCTACAGTCAGG GGAGGGGTAAAGCCCTGTCTACCTGCAGCTCCCACATTACCGTGGTTGTCCTGTTTTTTGTTCCCTGTATTTTCATATATGTGAGACCTGTTTCAAACTTTTCTATTGATAAATTCATGACTATATTTTTTACAGTTATTGCACCCATTTTGAACCCTTTTATATACACGTTGAAAAATTCAGAGATGAGAAATGCTATAGAAAAACTCTTGTGTA AGTTAACAATATTTAGAATAAGAGTGTCCATTCTCTTGTAG